A genomic region of Drosophila kikkawai strain 14028-0561.14 chromosome X, DkikHiC1v2, whole genome shotgun sequence contains the following coding sequences:
- the Coa8 gene encoding COA8 family protein CG14806, mitochondrial, with product MNKCLKCQPHHRLLLTQLTRCYAAAGPEKSAPISGNGGLANKPDPQDIKCDYIGPPDAQSNLRPYVRHYDDSETTLARNLRLKRNEVEAWNMDFWTRHNKRFYEEKDDFVRLHKESGTEEVSADQMSEFYKTFLDKNWRIHLMYNISWYLKNFDILTLAAGVQLQRLVARAKPRS from the exons atGAACAAATGCCTTAAGTGCCAGCCCCACCACCGGCTATTGCTTACCCAA CTAACGCGCTGCTATGCCGCCGCGGGGCCCGAGAAGTCGGCGCCCATCAGTGGTAACGGCGGCCTGGCCAACAAGCCCGACCCGCAGGACATAAAGTGTGACTACATTGGCCCACCGGATGCCCAGTCCAACCTGCGGCCCTATGTGCGTCACTATGACGACAGCGAGACGACGCTGGCGCGAAACCTGCGGCTCAAACGCAACGAGGTGGAGGCCTGGAATATGGACTTCTGGACGCGGCACAACAAGCGCTTCTATGAG GAAAAGGACGACTTTGTGCGCCTGCACAAGGAGAGCGGCACTGAGGAGGTCTCCGCCGACCAGATGAGCGAGTTCTATAAGACGTTCCTGGACAAGAACTGGCGCATTCACCTGATGTACAACATCTCCTGGTACCTCAAGAACTTTGATATCCTCACCTTGGCCGCCGGCGTGCAGCTGCAGCGTCTTGTGGCGCGTGCTAAACCACGATCGTAA
- the LOC108079452 gene encoding UPF0184 protein CG14818 — protein MSPKNNHDPTSSGDSGSANVQEADLQEMEDVNQSLDELSCALDAVEQRTDDIMSQLRELLDSNREIRRLLAEEKDNAEQPEDDNMDGQKSGNEAK, from the exons ATGTCACCGAAGAACAACCACGATCCCACCTCCTCCGGCGACTCCGGTAGCGCCAATGTCCAAGAGGCCGATCTGCAGG AGATGGAGGATGTGAATCAAAGTCTGGACGAGCTGAGCTGCGCCCTAGATGCCGTGGAGCAGCGCACGGACGACATAATGTCGCAGCTCCGCGAGCTCCTCGACTCCAACAGGGAAATACGTCGCCTGCTGGCCGAGGAGAAGGACAATGCCGAGCAGCCGGAGGATGACAACATGGATGGGCAAAAGTCGGGCAACGAAGCCAAGTAG
- the LOC108079451 gene encoding WD repeat-containing protein 18, with the protein MADAVEALFISTGSEDNTTCSVQDLRTGTDLMRYKGGGIAQHHGLAMISLSHVFAANSAKPLIHVWPINKQEQMASLRFVVPGKVNALALTPDGCFLAAGIQENIYLWHMNTGRMLNTLSKHYQAITCLRFTDNGEHFISGGKDGAVLVWDLTFAAAPLDTGSSGQDSTEPLYSFNDHGLAVTDVYSGLGGIRSHLFTVSLDRCCNIYDLLGGSQLLSVVFPVALHSVIVNRLETHVYVGSGDGKVYVFHMEKTPRMKEYHVEEDELQAFVGHTAGKAITSLALNMSSTSLVSGGEDNQVCVWDVGSRQLIKSLPQTGSVTNLCIRLLTPSVFLPEHKHTQPFADTLKRMITPRTKDDYIELLVTEEYAKGRKSPEPDLTECYPGTDTEILRKLIASMYMSKSQKDKDEGEAEEEEQDELEAEDESDAEEDEMEVEDEAANEELSRDDVQVEGEDEEDDVEADEEEEEAEEEEDEDADPDESMENSASANGVDVQKLLEENARLKEESKRLFDIVFQYISTSNSSSAKPGDSAIKTKRKKPSQN; encoded by the exons ATGGCAGACGCCGTGGAGGCCCTTTTCATCAGCACCGGCAGCGAGGACAACACAACATGCAGTGTCCAGGACCTGCGGACCGGTACCGATCTCATGCGCTACAAGGGCGGCGGCATTGCCCAGCACCACGGCCTGGCCATGATCAGTCTCAGCCATGTCTTTGCGGCAAATTCAGCCAAGCCCCTGATCCATGTCTGGCCCATCAACAAGCAGGAGCAGATGGCCAGCCTGCGGTTTGTGGTGCCCGGCAAGGTCAATGCTTTGGCCCTAACGCCCGACGGCTGCTTCCTGGCGGCGGGCATCCAGGAGAACATCTATCTGTGGCACATGAACACCGGCCGTATGCTAAACACCTTGTCCAAGCATTACCAAGCCATCACCTGCCTGCGATTCACCGACAATGGGGAGCACTTTATCAGCGGTGGCAAGGATGGCGCCGTGCTCGTCTGGGATTTGacctttgctgctgctccgtTGGACACGGGCAGCAGTGGGCAGGATAGTACTGAGCCACTGTACAGCTTCAATGATCACGGTTTGGCCGTAACGGATGTGTATTCGGGCTTGGGAGGCATCCGGTCGCACCTCTTCACCGTCTCCCTGGATCGCTGCTGCAACATTTATGACCTTCTTGGGGGCAGCCAGCTGCTAAGCGTAGTCTTTCCAGTGGCTCTGCACAGTGTAATTGTCAACCGGCTGGAGACGCATGTCTATGTGGGCTCCGGCGATGGCAAGGTGTACGTCTTTCATATGGAAAAGACGCCGCGCATGAAG GAATACCACGTGGAGGAGGATGAGCTGCAGGCCTTTGTGGGTCACACTGCTGGCAAGGCCATCACCAGCTTGGCCTTGAATATGAGCTCCACATCACTGGTGTCCGGCGGCGAGGATAACCAGGTGTGCGTGTGGGATGTGGGCAGCCGACAGCTAATCAAAAGCTTGCCACAGACGGGCTCCGTGACGAACCTGTGCATCCGTCTGCTTACCCCCAGCGTGTTTCTGCCGGAGCACAAGCACACGCAGCCCTTTGCCGACACTCTGAAGCGTATGATTACGCCGCGAACCAAGGACGATTACATTGAATTGCTGGTCACCGAGGAGTACGCCAAGGGACGGAAATCCCCCGAGCCGGACCTCACGGAGTGTTACCCGGGCACGGATACGGAAATACTACGCAAGCTGATAGCGTCCATGTATATGAGCAAGTCCCAGAAAGACAAGGATGAGggggaggcggaggaggaggagcaggatgaGTTGGAGGCAGAGGATGAGTCTGATGCGGAGGAAGACGAAATGGAAGTAGAAGACGAGGCAGCAAATGAAGAGCTGAGTAGAGACGATGTCCAGGTAGAAGGAGAGGATGAGGAAGACGATGTCGAGGCGGACGAAGAGGAAGAGGAGGCGGAAGAAGAGGAAGACGAGGACGCAGACCCTGACGAGTCCATGGAGAACTCTGCCTCTGCCAATGGCGTTGATGTCCAGAAGCTCCTCGAGGAGAATGCACGCCTCAAGGAGGAATCCAAGCGATTATTTGACATCGTGTTCCAGTACATCTCCACCAGCAATTCATCGTCCGCCAAGCCAGGCGACTCCGCCATCAAGACGAAGCGCAAGAAGCCGAGTCAGAACTAG
- the LOC108079357 gene encoding microtubule-associated protein RP/EB family member 1, with product MMAKNVYSPKAENLSRHEILAWVNETLQANIKKIEELCSGAAYCVLMDKLFPNSVQLKRVKMEANQEHEFLNNFKILQGGFKKMSVEKFIPIERLVKGQFTDNLEFLKWFKKFYNANDKSKDNACSEVHEDTSLFLDTSKNDSNLILDETKTDSSFALAGTDQYLEEESEAQGDGMPEPMTEADFSFTTDQPLEEEEEAMSSEDAGLQMTSSMLLLVWMERDFYYSKLRRIQVLCGESECPEEKAVLQRILDIVKSSAHDYALPYSSSEQEEQEEN from the exons ATGATGGCAAAGAATGTTTACTCACCAAAGGCAGAAAACCTGTCTCGACATGAGATACTGGCTTGGGTAAACGAAACTCTTCAGGCAAACATCAAGAAAATAGAGGAACTCTGCTCAG GTGCCGCGTACTGCGTTTTAATGGATAAACTGTTTCCCAACTCAGTACAGCTGAAAAGGGTCAAAATGGAAGCTAACCAGGAACACGAGTTCCTCAacaattttaagatattacaGGGGGGTTTTAAAAAGATGTCGGTAGAAAAg tttataccCATTGAGAGATTGGTTAAAGGTCAATTCACCGACAATTTGGAATTCTTgaaatggtttaaaaaattctataatgCCAATGATAAAAGCAAGGATAATGCTTGTAGCGAGGTCCATGAAG ATACTAGCTTATTTCTAGACACATCCAAGAACGACTCCAACTTAATTCTAGACGAGACCAAGACCGACTCTAGCTTTGCGCTTGCAGGGACTGATCAGTACTTGGAAGAGGAGTCCGAGGCCCAGGGAGATGGCATGCCTGAACCTATGACAGAAGCCGACTTCAGCTTCACAACTGATCAGCCCttggaagaggaggaggaggccatGTCAAGTGAAGACGCTGGGCTTCAAATGACGAGTTCCATGCTCTTACTAGTTTGGATGGAGCGCGACTTTTACTATTCTAAATTGCGCAGAATCCAGGTTTT GTGTGGTGAATCTGAATGTCCTGAAGAGAAGGCGGTTTTGCAGCGCATTTTAGACATCGTGAAATCGTCTGCT CATGACTATGCACTGCCATATAGTTCTTCAGAGCAGGAAGAACaggaagaaaattaa
- the LOC108079358 gene encoding large ribosomal subunit protein mL63 — protein sequence MRVTLINFFKKTVPGHIFRGKRRLVKPVSQRAMDTLTREYERQEQVMLLLRHPYLTLEQSSGHAKELQKREKLVAKWTDEQTLRKMKPHVTIEERLNQLKIKEAWD from the exons ATGCGAGTGACGTTGATCAACTTCTTCAAGAAAACCGTGCCGGGTCACATATTCCGTGGCAAGCGGCGTCTGGTCAAGCCGGTTAGCCAGCGGGCAATGGACACACTAACCCGCGAGTACGAGCGCCAGGAGcaggtgatgctgctgctccggcATCCCTACCTGACACTG GAACAATCCTCGGGACATgccaaggagctgcagaaGCGCGAGAAGCTGGTGGCCAAGTGGACGGACGAGCAGACGCTGCGCAAAATGAAGCCGCACGTGACCATTGAGGAGCGACTGAACCAGCTTAAGATCAAGGAGGCCTGGGACTAG